In the Streptomyces sp. BHT-5-2 genome, one interval contains:
- a CDS encoding helix-turn-helix transcriptional regulator, translated as MAVSASSSAQEARQALADRLGELCRDAGLTGAELADRCEWSRSKSSRIMNGRTPPSADDIRAWCRACEAEGQAEDLIAMLRTAEGMWVGWRRMERAGLKQAQEARLPLYRRTRRFRSYSSWLVPGMIQTQPYTTAALQAIQQRRGLVDDVAEAVAARMERQRVLYEGDRQFAFLVEESVLRTGIGGAEVMAGQLGHLVSIASLPNVSLGVVPMTPDRERWPAEGFWIYDAAQVNVELISGYLTITQPSEIALYAETFAELAALAVYGAPARALITSALDALG; from the coding sequence ATGGCTGTCTCTGCTTCTTCCAGTGCCCAGGAGGCCCGGCAGGCTCTCGCGGATCGACTCGGGGAGCTTTGCCGGGATGCCGGGCTGACCGGGGCCGAACTTGCTGATCGCTGCGAGTGGAGCCGGTCCAAGTCGTCCCGGATCATGAACGGCCGTACACCCCCGTCCGCCGACGACATTCGGGCGTGGTGCCGGGCGTGCGAGGCCGAGGGCCAGGCCGAAGACCTGATTGCGATGCTTCGGACGGCCGAGGGCATGTGGGTTGGCTGGCGACGCATGGAGCGGGCAGGGCTCAAACAGGCCCAGGAGGCCCGCCTGCCGCTGTACCGGCGGACCCGCCGTTTCCGCTCCTACTCCTCCTGGCTCGTGCCGGGCATGATCCAGACGCAGCCGTACACGACGGCAGCTTTGCAAGCGATCCAGCAACGGCGCGGCCTGGTGGACGACGTAGCCGAAGCCGTCGCCGCCCGGATGGAGCGTCAGCGGGTCCTGTACGAGGGTGACCGGCAGTTCGCGTTCCTCGTTGAGGAGTCGGTGTTGCGAACCGGGATCGGCGGCGCTGAGGTCATGGCCGGACAACTTGGCCACCTGGTCTCCATTGCCTCACTTCCCAACGTCAGCCTGGGAGTTGTGCCCATGACGCCGGATCGGGAGCGCTGGCCGGCCGAGGGCTTCTGGATCTATGACGCGGCGCAGGTCAACGTCGAGTTGATCTCTGGATACCTCACGATCACGCAGCCTAGCGAGATAGCCCTGTACGCCGAGACGTTCGCGGAACTGGCAGCACTGGCGGTCTACGGGGCTCCCGCTCGCGCGCTGATCACGTCGGCCTTGGATGCCCTCGGGTGA
- a CDS encoding DUF6879 family protein has protein sequence MATAVREALAKAQRSAMHLEMRDSYMRDDPEFIRWQEGHRYDPADRESWWRSWLDVVAETTSRGVVMRRLRVVSEPLSDYVRYEYDGTFTNVAAGEDVRWLPRSRARDLLLPVLDGWVMDEETVILHHFSGEGQWTGPRMEVLHEPALAAQYVTAYEAAWERAIPHAEYRPS, from the coding sequence GTGGCAACAGCGGTTCGTGAGGCTCTCGCGAAGGCGCAGCGCTCAGCGATGCACCTTGAGATGCGGGACAGCTACATGCGGGATGACCCCGAATTCATCCGCTGGCAGGAGGGGCACCGGTACGACCCGGCCGACCGTGAATCGTGGTGGCGCTCGTGGCTGGACGTGGTGGCCGAGACGACCAGCCGGGGTGTGGTCATGCGGCGGCTGCGCGTGGTCTCCGAGCCACTGAGTGACTACGTGCGGTACGAGTACGACGGCACGTTTACGAACGTCGCAGCGGGTGAGGACGTGCGTTGGCTGCCTCGCTCGCGGGCGCGTGATCTGCTGCTCCCCGTGCTGGACGGGTGGGTCATGGACGAGGAAACCGTGATCCTGCACCACTTCAGCGGCGAGGGTCAGTGGACCGGCCCGCGCATGGAGGTTCTGCACGAACCGGCGTTGGCCGCGCAGTACGTCACGGCGTACGAGGCAGCGTGGGAGCGCGCGATTCCTCACGCGGAGTACCGGCCGAGCTGA
- a CDS encoding acyl-CoA thioesterase has protein sequence MTDLVTHQQEDAPAGKPTSVSRTTLSHIMTAGDTNLLGTVHGGVIMKLVDDAAGAVAGRHSGGPAVTASMDEMVFLEPVRVGDLVHVKAQVNWTGRSSMEIGVRVLAERWNESTPAQQVGSAYLVFAAVDEHGKPRTVPPVVPETERDRRRYQEAQIRRTHRLARRRAIRELRERRAAEGLDDA, from the coding sequence ATGACCGACCTCGTCACCCACCAGCAGGAGGACGCCCCCGCGGGCAAGCCCACCTCCGTCTCCCGCACCACGCTGTCGCACATCATGACCGCAGGCGACACCAACCTCCTCGGGACGGTGCACGGCGGCGTGATCATGAAACTCGTCGACGACGCCGCGGGCGCGGTCGCGGGCCGGCACTCCGGCGGCCCGGCGGTGACCGCCTCCATGGACGAGATGGTCTTCCTGGAGCCGGTCCGGGTCGGCGACCTCGTCCACGTCAAGGCCCAGGTCAACTGGACCGGCCGGTCCTCCATGGAGATAGGCGTCCGGGTGCTCGCCGAGCGCTGGAACGAATCCACCCCCGCCCAGCAGGTCGGCTCCGCCTACCTCGTCTTCGCCGCCGTCGACGAGCACGGCAAGCCCCGCACGGTGCCGCCGGTCGTCCCCGAGACCGAGCGCGACCGGCGGCGCTACCAGGAGGCCCAGATCCGCCGGACGCACCGGCTGGCCCGCCGCCGCGCCATCCGGGAACTCCGCGAGCGGCGCGCCGCCGAGGGCCTCGACGACGCCTGA
- a CDS encoding VanZ family protein — protein sequence MWQVVLAITPTTVVLFLLGALALALGLALWALRAPGRRAPRTAAGVLLAVWLLLVMGVTLAPTQPVGSGDATVWWRPGEGLLELGAQLEPGEVAMLVRRQIAGTALFVPGPLLLRFAAPRWSAAGAFLLGVGLSVAVEVAQLLMRAGRVADIDDVLCAAAGTVTGAALALLAKATAAALHRRALPRRAVRPAAAPAPEEA from the coding sequence ATGTGGCAGGTCGTCCTGGCGATCACCCCGACCACGGTGGTGCTCTTCCTGCTCGGGGCGCTGGCGCTGGCGCTGGGCCTGGCGCTGTGGGCGCTGCGGGCCCCGGGGCGGCGTGCCCCGCGCACCGCGGCCGGGGTGCTGCTCGCGGTCTGGCTGCTGCTGGTGATGGGGGTCACCCTCGCCCCCACCCAGCCGGTGGGCTCCGGCGACGCGACGGTCTGGTGGCGCCCCGGGGAGGGGCTGCTGGAGCTGGGCGCGCAGCTGGAGCCGGGCGAGGTGGCGATGCTGGTGCGGCGGCAGATCGCCGGGACCGCGCTGTTCGTCCCGGGGCCGCTGCTGCTGCGGTTCGCCGCGCCCCGCTGGTCGGCGGCCGGGGCGTTCCTGCTGGGGGTGGGGCTGAGCGTCGCCGTCGAGGTGGCGCAGCTGCTGATGCGGGCCGGGCGGGTGGCCGACATCGACGATGTGCTGTGCGCGGCAGCCGGGACCGTGACGGGCGCGGCGCTGGCGCTGCTGGCGAAGGCGACGGCGGCGGCGCTGCACCGCCGGGCGCTGCCCCGCCGGGCGGTCCGGCCGGCCGCGGCGCCCGCGCCCGAGGAGGCGTGA
- a CDS encoding LCP family protein: MNEWPQGRSGDQSGNRYGRGSSAEPEGARAMPHVRRDAGSGYGRSEPPLPPSLSPRRGGGNAPQQSQGYDDYDSGYNTGQVYGGGGRGGRGTGGGGHGGDGYAARPRPRWGRRIKWTLITLVVVALVASVGTYFWADGKLRREVDLSKVIDRPATGDGTNYLIVGTDSREGMTDEMKQKLHTGGPTDSGRTDSMLILHDGSNGPTLISLPRDSNVEIPSYVGSKSGKQYPARGRHTKLNATYAEDGPALLVRTIEYNTHLHIDHYVEIGFAGFANIVDALGGVEMDIPQAFKDKDSGADFKAGTQTLTGAQALAFVRTRHAFASQDLQRTKNQQKFLAAVAKQAATPGTLLNPFKFYPTLGAGLDTLKVDKDMSLWDLGQMFFAMKGVTGGDGKSMNMPISGSVGGNLVWDQAKLKQLVQELNNDEPVTVSGN; encoded by the coding sequence ATGAATGAGTGGCCCCAAGGACGGTCCGGCGACCAGAGCGGCAACCGGTACGGACGCGGCAGCAGTGCCGAGCCGGAGGGTGCGCGCGCCATGCCGCACGTACGGCGCGACGCAGGCTCCGGCTACGGGCGCAGCGAGCCCCCGCTGCCGCCCTCGCTCTCCCCGCGCCGCGGCGGCGGGAACGCGCCGCAGCAGTCCCAGGGCTACGACGACTACGACAGCGGCTACAACACCGGCCAGGTCTACGGGGGCGGTGGCCGGGGCGGCCGCGGCACCGGTGGCGGCGGCCACGGCGGCGACGGCTACGCCGCCCGGCCGCGCCCGCGCTGGGGCCGCCGCATCAAGTGGACGCTGATCACCCTGGTCGTGGTGGCGCTGGTCGCCTCGGTCGGCACCTACTTCTGGGCGGACGGCAAACTGCGCCGCGAGGTCGACCTGAGCAAGGTCATCGACCGCCCCGCGACCGGCGACGGCACCAACTACCTCATCGTCGGCACGGACAGCCGCGAGGGCATGACCGACGAGATGAAGCAGAAGCTGCACACCGGCGGGCCCACCGACAGCGGGCGCACCGACTCGATGCTGATCCTGCACGACGGCAGCAACGGCCCGACGCTGATATCCCTGCCGCGCGACTCCAACGTCGAGATCCCCTCGTACGTCGGCTCCAAGTCCGGCAAGCAGTACCCGGCGCGCGGGCGGCACACCAAGCTGAACGCGACCTACGCCGAGGACGGCCCGGCCCTGCTGGTCCGCACCATCGAGTACAACACCCACCTGCACATCGACCACTACGTCGAGATCGGGTTCGCCGGCTTCGCCAACATCGTCGACGCGCTCGGCGGCGTGGAGATGGACATCCCCCAGGCGTTCAAGGACAAGGACTCCGGCGCCGACTTCAAGGCCGGCACCCAGACCCTCACCGGCGCGCAGGCACTCGCCTTCGTCCGGACCCGGCACGCCTTCGCCTCCCAGGACCTCCAGCGCACCAAGAACCAGCAGAAGTTCCTGGCCGCCGTCGCCAAGCAGGCCGCCACGCCGGGCACCCTGCTCAACCCCTTCAAGTTCTATCCGACGCTCGGCGCCGGCCTGGACACGCTGAAGGTGGACAAGGACATGAGCCTGTGGGACCTGGGCCAGATGTTCTTCGCGATGAAGGGCGTCACCGGCGGCGACGGCAAGTCGATGAACATGCCGATCTCCGGCAGCGTCGGCGGCAACCTCGTCTGGGACCAGGCCAAGCTCAAGCAGCTCGTCCAGGAGCTCAACAACGACGAGCCGGTCACCGTCTCCGGCAACTGA